Proteins from a single region of Lampris incognitus isolate fLamInc1 chromosome 16, fLamInc1.hap2, whole genome shotgun sequence:
- the LOC130126260 gene encoding cleavage and polyadenylation specificity factor subunit 3 — MAAKRKVDMAVPAEESDQLLIRPLGAGQEVGRSCIILEFKGRKIMLDCGIHPGLEGMDALPYIDLIDPAEIDLLLISHFHLDHCGALPWFLQKTSFKGRTFMTHATKAIYRWLLSDYVKVSNISADDMLYTETDLEESMDKIETINFHEVKEVAGIKFWCYHAGHVLGAAMFMIEIAGVKLLYTGDFSRQEDRHLMAAEIPSVKPDILIIESTYGTHIHEKREEREARFCNTVHDIVNREGRCLIPVFALGRAQELLLILDEYWQNHPELHDIPIYYASSLAKKCMAVYQTYVNAMNDKIRKAININNPFVFKHISNLKSMDHFDDIGPSVVMASPGMMQSGLSRELFESWCTDKRNGVIIAGYCVEGTLAKHIMSEPEEITTMSGQKLQLKMSVDYISFSAHTDYQQTSEFIRALKPPHVILVHGEQNEMARLKAALIREYEDNDQVHIEVHNPRNTEAVTLNFRGEKLAKVMGSLADKKCAQGQRVSGILVKKNFNYHILTPSDLSTYTELAMSTVKQTQAIPFTGPYSLLVCHLRNLTGDVEEMDGTDKNTLKIFKNITLTHEVGMVVLEWIANPLNDMYADAVTTVVLEVQSNPKAQKVMENQSLNVDMDVYQARLEVMLQDMFGEDCVEYGDGKNLSVTVDGKTIQICLETRTVCYDDNSTEDESLKEMVELAVQRLYDALNPIV, encoded by the exons ATGGCCGCTAAACGCAAAGTAGATATGGCTGTCCCCGCCGAGGAAAGTGACCAGCTCCTAATTCGACCATT GGGCGCCGGTCAGGAGGTTGGTCGGTCTTGCATTATTTTGGAATTCAAAGGGCGAAAAATCATG CTGGACTGTGGTATCCACCCTGGCCTGGAGGGAATGGATGCACTCCCGTACATTGATTTAATTGACCCAGCCGAGATAGACCTACTGCTTATCAGCCA CTTCCATCTGGATCACTGTGGAGCCCTGCCCTGGTTCCTCCAGAAAACCAGCTTTAAAGGGAGGACCTTCATGACCCATGCCACTAAGGCCATCTATCGCTGGCTGCTGTCTGACTATGTCAAAGTCAG CAACATCTCAGCAGATGACATGCTATACACTGAGACAGACCTGGAGGAAAGCATGGATAAGATTGAGACCATCAACTTCCATGAGGTCAAGGAGGTGGCTGGCATCAAGTTCTGGTGCTATCATGCTGGTCATGTCCTGGGAGCCGCCATGTTCATGATAGAGATAGCTGGGGTCAAA CTGTTGTACACAGGAGACTTTTCCCGTCAAGAGGACAGGCATTTGATGGCAGCTGAGATCCCCAGTGTCAAACCTGACATTCTAATCATA GAGTCCACGTATGGTACCCACATCCATGAGAAGAGGGAAGAGCGTGAAGCAAGGTTCTGTAACACCGTCCATGATATTGTCAACCGAGAAGGCCGCTGTCTGATCCCTGTGTTTGCCTTGGGCCGAGCCCAGGAACTGCTGCTCATCCTGG ATGAGTACTGGCAGAACCACCCAGAGCTCCATGACATCCCTATCTACTACGCTTCATCCCTGGCCAAGAAGTGCATGGCTGTGTACCAGACCTACGTCAACGCAATGAATGACAAGATTCGCAAGGCCATTAATATCAACAACCCCTTCGTCTTCAAGCACATCAGCAACCTGAAG AGCATGGATCACTTTGATGACATCGGCCCCAGTGTAGTGATGGCATCTCCGGGTATGATGCAGAGCGGGCTTTCCAGGGAGCTGTTTGAGAGCTGGTGTACTGATAAGAGGAACGGAGTCATCATTGCTGGATACTGTGTGGAGGGGACACTGGCCAAG CACATAATGTCTGAGCCAGAGGAGATCACCACCATGTCAGGACAAAAGTTGCAGCTGAAGATGTCTGTGGACTACATTTCCTTCTCTGCCCACACTGACTACCAGCAGACCAGCGAGTTCATCAGGGCTCTGAAACCACCCCATGTG ATCCTCGTCCACGGGGAGCAGAATGAGATGGCCCGTCTAAAGGCTGCACTGATCAGGGAATATGAGGACAATGATCAGGTTCACATCGAGGTCCACAACCCCCGCAACACAGAGGCAGTCACCCTTAACTTCAGAGGGGAGAAACTAGCCAAA GTGATGGGCTCTCTGGCTGACAAGAAGTGTGCCCAGGGCCAGAGGGTGTCAGGCATACTGGTGAAGAAGAACTTCAATTACCACATCCTCACCCCTTCAGACTTGTCCA CATACACAGAGCTTGCTATGAGCACAGTAAAACAGACCCAGGCTATCCCTTTCACTGGACCTTACTCTCTGCTAGTCTGCCATCTCAGGAACCTCACTG GTGATGTGGAGGAGATGGACGGTACAGACAAGAACACTCTGAAGATCTTTAAAAATATCACTCTGACCCACGAGGTTGGCATGGTGGTCCTAGAG tgGATAGCTAACCCTCTGAATGACATGTATGCTGATGCTGTCACTACAGTGGTGCTAGAGGTCCAGTCAAATCCTAAGGCTCAGAAAG TAATGGAGAACCAGAGTCTCAATGTTGATATGGATGTCTATCAAGCAAGACTTGAGGTCATGCTGCA AGACATGTTTGGAGAGGACTGTGTGGAATATGGGGATGGTAAAAACCTCTCTGTGACAGTGGATGGAAAAACCATCCAGATTTGCTTAGAAACAAGG ACGGTGTGCTATGACGACAACAGCACAGAGGATGAATCCCTGAAAGAGATGGTGGAGTTGGCGGTGCAGCGACTCTATGATGCACTCAACCCCATCGTCTGA
- the itgb1bp1 gene encoding integrin beta-1-binding protein 1, with amino-acid sequence MFRKVKKRHSSSSSQSSEISTKSKSVDSSLGGLSRSSTVASLDTDSTKSSGNSTSEACAEFRVKYVGAIEKLQFDMSKTLQEPLDLINYIDAAQQDGKLPFVPGDEEMILGVSKYGVKVASLDQCDVLHRHPLYLIVRMLCYDDGLGAGKNLLALKTADAKQEECSIWVYQCSSAEQAQSICKVLSASFDCALTSDKS; translated from the exons ATGTTCCGGAAAGTTAAAAAgcgccacagcagcagcagctctcaAAGCAGTGAGATCAGCACGAAGAGTaag TCTGTGGACTCTAGTTTAGGAGGTCTCTCCAGGTCAAGCACTGTCGCCAGCCTCGACACAGACTCTACCAAGAGCTCAG GTAACAGCACATCGGAAGCATGTGCCGAGTTCAGGGTGAAGTATGTGGGAGCAATTGAAAAACTGCAGTTTGATATGAGCAAGACTCTCCAGGAGCCTCTGGACCTCATCAACTATATTGATGCTGCTCAG CAGGATGGAAAGCTGCCATTTGTGCCAGGGGATGAGGAGATGATTTTAGGCGTATCCAAATATGGCGTCAAAGTCGCCTcattggaccagtgt GATGTGTTACATCGCCACCCTCTCTACTTGATCGTACGTATGCTGTGTTATGATGATGGCCTCGGAGCAGGGAAAAACCTCCTGGCTCTCAAAACCGCTGATGCAAAGCAAGAGGAGTGCAGCATCTGGGTTTATCAGTGCAGCAGTgcg GAGCAGGCCCAATCTATCTGCAAGGTGCTGTCCGCTTCTTTCGACTGTGCCTTGACATCGGACAAGTCCTGA